TTTGTAACTTATCAGTGGTTTCAGCATCATGTGTGGTGAGCGCATTTAAGACTTGAATGCTATAGGCATTAATAATGACGTCGGGCTCAGTGCGCCCCGCAGGCAAATTAGCATCGAGCAACACGCCTTTAAAACTAAATGTCGCAAAAACTTCTACATGCGGTAGGTACATACGCAGACAGACAACGGTGTCTTGTTTGGCGAGTGGATAAGCCGCTTTGCGTAGCTCAGGGTCCAAGCGTAGCAGTAGCGTCAATGCTGACTCAATGAACACCAGAATGATATTAAGAAGAGAGTGAGACAACGTAGAACGCTTCATGTAGATAATCCATTTTATTGGGCAAGTGAGAATTTAAAAATAGACATAAGAAAACTCATGAATTCTTATTGCCTTAACGTAGACTACAAGGTCATCTGATGTTTCAAGATGACCATCATAGAGCATAATTAACATAGGGCATAATTATTAACATAGCGTATCGTTAAGATGGCGCAGTGCCTAATTAGGATAGCTCATAGTTAATAGGTTTCCATCATAAAAACTAACACCTATCTGTGTCAGTTAGCAAATTGTTGCGCTATTAAGAAATGATGCACCAAATTGCGGGTTGCTGCCGACAAATATATAGCTATAGTACGATAAATAGCAAATTACAGGTGATTTACGTAATGTTAAGTGTTAAATACGTAGTTCAGGGCGCTTAAAAGTGTAAAATCGCTTGCGCTCCTTATGCAGCCTTGATATAAAGGCGTTAATAATGTGTAACCCGTCAATACGTGAGTCGAAAGTTGTTTTTATTGCTTAAATCATATGAGAGCGATACAATGCCTGACATTAGCGTTTATTTTAGCCCTTAAACTTGAAGGAATTTTTATGAATAAGTCAGAATTAATTGATAGCATCGCAGAAAAAAGTGGTCTAAACAAAACCCAAGCTGGTGAATCTTTAAATGCCGTTATGGAAAGTATCGGTGAAGCTTTAGAAGCAGGCGAAAGTATCTCATTAGTTGGTTTTGGTACCTTCAGTGTAAAAGATCGTAAAGCTCGCACTGGTCGTAACCCTAAAACTGGCGAAGAACTTGCTATTCCAGCAAGCAAAGTGCCAAGCTTTAAAGCCGGTAAAAACTTAAAAGAGCGCTTGAACTAAGCCGCTATTGACTTGCTAGCTCGTTACTGACTGTCAGTAATGTAGTGATAAAAAAGCACCTTATTTTGGGTGCTTTTTTGTTATATAAAATATATGCGGTCGATAGTGTGAATATTTTGAGTCTAGACTAAAATTCACGTATCATAGGGCGCGCATAGCCAGTTGGCTCACATAAGCCGTGTTTGGCTATTTTAAAGCTCTGGCTGTTATAAAGCACTGACATCCTTCACTTTACCATTGCCCACACTGATTGTATTGCAATGGTTTTTAATCAATATAGGTTAATAAGCAGAAATAATTATGGATAAATTGCGCGATTTTTTAAAAAGCTGGCCTGGTCGCATTTTATTGATTCTATGCCTATCGCCACTTGCTCTACTGGGTATCGAAAGCTACTTTCAAAGTGGCGTTGATCCCAACCAAATCGCTCAAGTAGGTGAGGCAAGTGTGGGATTGTCAGAGTATCAAACGGCAGTCAATGGTCGGCGCTCTGAGGTTTTAGACCAACTTGATGATGCCAGTTTATTAAATGAAGATGTGCTGCATGAGCAAGTGCTCAAAGGTCTGATTGATCGTACTTTATTGGAGCAGCAAGCAGGTAAGCTTGGAATGACCGTATCTGATGATACGATTAACCGCCTGTTACGCCAAGAAGCGATCTTTAAAGATGAAAACGGTGAGTTTTCTAATGAACAATTTTCAAATTTCTTGCGTCAGCGTGGCATGACTAAAGACCAACTATTTGCAGAGTTCCGTAATCAGCTGAGTCTGGATCAGCTCAATGCTAGTATTGTCAGTACCGCAATTTATCCGATGAAAGCGGTGAATCAACTGATTGATTTACAACTAGAAGCACGCAATGTTTGGGTACATCGTTTCAATTGGCAAGACTATCAGCAACAAGTAAAATTGACCAAAGCCGATGTGCAAGCCTATTATGATACTAATAAAGACCGCCTAAAAAGTGATGCGATGGTTGATTTGGCGTATATCGAGCTCAGCCCTGCGCTGATAAAAGTCGATAGTGTGACGCCTGAAGAGTTAAAACAACAGTATGAATCCTTTAAACAAGGGCTTGCCGTAGTTGATGAACGCAAAATCAGTCAAATCTTATTAACAGGTAATAACGCTAAAGCAAAAGCAGAACAAATAAAAGCACGTCTTGCTAAAGGCGAAGCATTTGCCGCTATTGCCAAAAAAGAATCTGATGATCCATCAGGAGCAAGTGGCGGTGCTATTGGTAGCTTTAATCCATCCGTATTTGGCAAAGACGCCGCTGTAGTTGAAAAAGCATTAAGTGGTTTAAGTGTTGGGGATGTCACCGCACCTATCAAGACCAGTTTTGGTTATCAGATATTTACCGTGACCGAAGATAATGGTAGTAAAGCACCGAGCTTAGAGAGTATGCGTGCAGAGCTGACGGCTAAAGCCAAAGAGTATAAGCGTCAATCACTTTATGCTGATAAAGTTACAGCTATTAATGACTTAGCGGCAGATGGTTTTAGTATCTCAGATATTGCGCAGCAAGAAAATATACCGCTTAAACGAATTAAAGATTATCGTAAAGAGAACAATACCTCAGTGCTAGCGCAACCTGCCGTCATCAAACAGGCGTTTGATGAGTTTACTGTACAAGACCAAGCAGTGACCACGGGCATTGAGGTTGGTAACGGTATCGCTTGGATACAACCAAGTAATTATCGTCCGACTAAAACGCTGACTTTAGCGGCTGCTACCCCACAGATTACTCAGATATTACGTCAGAAACAAGCCAGTGCGTTGGCGCTGAAAGATGCCAAGCAATTAGCGGCTGGTATCAAAACGGCGGCTGATATTAATGCGCAGTCTGTGAAGTTTCAAGCATTGGGTGAGGTCAATCGTCAAACGCCATTATTAACAGAAAAAGAGCGTGGCTTGGCATTTAGCAAGCAAGCACCTGCTAATAGCGTGATGGCGTTGGCGAGCGAGACGGAAATGGGCGCAACCGTTATCGTAGGTGACGCGATCAAAACCCAGCAGCAATCACAGTTATCTGCTGTAGAGAAGTCGCAAACGGCAGCCATTATTCGTGATAACTTAGGGCAGGATCAGCTACAGGATTATTTAGATTATCTGCGTTCGGTCTATAAGGTTGAAATTAATGAAGCAAATATGGCGGGCGCACGCGGTCGTTAGAGCTTGTAGCGTTCATTAGGTAACGCTACTTTATCATTCATTAATTAAAATCATAGCAAAAAATAGCAATAAAAAAAGCCACTGTATCAATGACAGTGGCTTTTTTTATTGACAATTTATGACTAATTATTAAGGGTTAAATTAATGACGGAAATGACGCATACCCGTGAATACCATGGCGATACCATGCTCATTTGCCGCAGCGATGGTTTCATCATCACGCATTGAGCCACCGGGTTGAATAATCGCAGAAATACCCACTTCGGCTGCATTATCAATACCATCACGGAATGGGAAGAAGGCATCAGATGCCATGACTGCACCTTCAGTAACTAATCCTGCATGTTCCGCTTTAATCGCTGCGATACGCGCTGAGTTGACACGGCTCATTTGACCTGCGCCAACACCAATCGTACGCTGATTTTTAGCATAGACAATGGCATTAGATTTGACGTATTTTGCTACATTCCAGCTAAATAGTAGGTCTGCCATTTGTGCTTCTGTGGGTTGCACATCAGTCACCACTTTTAAGTCAGCAGCACCGATAATGGCTAAATCTTGCTCTTGTACCAAAAGACCGCCATTAACGCGTTTATAATCAAGCTGCGTTAAGCGCTCAGTTGGTGCCGGTAGCTCACCGCAAATTAGAACCCGTACGTTTTTCTTACTAGCCGTTGCTTCCAATACGCCATCTTCAAGACTTGGTGCGATAATCACTTCGACAAACTGATTGTCAATAATGGCTTTTGCGGCAGCAAGCGTTAACTGACGGTTAAAAGCAATAATGCCACCAAATGATGACTCAGGGTCGGTGCTAAAGGCGGTACGGTAGGCGGCAACTTGGTCGTTATCAATCGCCACGCCACATGGGTTGGCATGTTTGACAATCACACAAGCAGGTGCCGTAAAGGCTTTGACACATTCAAGGGCGGCATCGGTATCAGCGATATTGTTATAAGATAAAGCCTTACCTTGTAGCTGCTTGGCAGTGGCAATAGATGCTTGTGGATTTTGCGCAGTATGACTGTCGACATAAAACGCTGCTTTTTGATGCGGGTTCTCACCGTAACGTAGGTCTTCTACCTTAACAAGCTGTAAATTTAGCGTGCGTGAAAAATCTTCTGGCTGTTGTGTTTCATTCACGCGACTGCCCAAGAAATTGGCAATCATACCGTCGTATTGGGCGGTATGTTCAAAGGCTTTGACCGCTAAATCATAGCGTAAAGCGGCACTCAGCTCAGTGCCGTCAGCTAATGCACTAAGCACGCGCGGATAATCAGCTGAATCCGTAACGATACCCACATGCGCATGGTTTTTAGCGGCGGCACGTACCATCGTAGGACCACCAATATCGATATTTTCGATAGCCTCATTCATCGTCACATCAGCACGGGCAATGGTCTCAGCAAACGGATAAAGATTGACCACGACCAAGTCAATACGATCAATAGCATGTTCGCTCATTACCTCATCATCAATCCCACGGCGACCTAAAATACCACCATGAATTTTTGGGTGTAGGGTTTTGACGCGACCATCCATCATCTCAGGAAAGCCCGTATAGTCAGACACCTCGGTGACCGCAACATCATGTTCTTTGAGCAGACGATACGTGCCGCCAGTAGACAGTAAGCCAAATCCTGAACCAATCAAACCTTGTGCAAATTCAACAATGCCGGATTTGTCTGAGACTGAGAGTAATGCAAGAGGTGTGGTACCCATAAATCAATTCCATAAAAAAGCCTGACGTAACCGTCTGGCAAGATAGTAATGACAATTATAGTCATGATAAAGTGTCGTCATGAATTGCCGCGTAGAACTCATATTATCAGTATAAAGACTGATATTTAAAAATTAATGTGCGCTATCATAAAACATTTGGATACTTTACACAAAATTCTACGCTGGTTTATAGCAAAACCAAAGAATACTACGACATTAAATGATACGTTTTAAGTTTTTTACGTAATGTGCCGCGATTAAGCCCTAAAATTTGCGCACATTTGGTTTGATTACC
This genomic window from Psychrobacter urativorans contains:
- the purH gene encoding bifunctional phosphoribosylaminoimidazolecarboxamide formyltransferase/IMP cyclohydrolase; its protein translation is MGTTPLALLSVSDKSGIVEFAQGLIGSGFGLLSTGGTYRLLKEHDVAVTEVSDYTGFPEMMDGRVKTLHPKIHGGILGRRGIDDEVMSEHAIDRIDLVVVNLYPFAETIARADVTMNEAIENIDIGGPTMVRAAAKNHAHVGIVTDSADYPRVLSALADGTELSAALRYDLAVKAFEHTAQYDGMIANFLGSRVNETQQPEDFSRTLNLQLVKVEDLRYGENPHQKAAFYVDSHTAQNPQASIATAKQLQGKALSYNNIADTDAALECVKAFTAPACVIVKHANPCGVAIDNDQVAAYRTAFSTDPESSFGGIIAFNRQLTLAAAKAIIDNQFVEVIIAPSLEDGVLEATASKKNVRVLICGELPAPTERLTQLDYKRVNGGLLVQEQDLAIIGAADLKVVTDVQPTEAQMADLLFSWNVAKYVKSNAIVYAKNQRTIGVGAGQMSRVNSARIAAIKAEHAGLVTEGAVMASDAFFPFRDGIDNAAEVGISAIIQPGGSMRDDETIAAANEHGIAMVFTGMRHFRH
- a CDS encoding HU family DNA-binding protein; amino-acid sequence: MNKSELIDSIAEKSGLNKTQAGESLNAVMESIGEALEAGESISLVGFGTFSVKDRKARTGRNPKTGEELAIPASKVPSFKAGKNLKERLN
- a CDS encoding SurA N-terminal domain-containing protein — protein: MDKLRDFLKSWPGRILLILCLSPLALLGIESYFQSGVDPNQIAQVGEASVGLSEYQTAVNGRRSEVLDQLDDASLLNEDVLHEQVLKGLIDRTLLEQQAGKLGMTVSDDTINRLLRQEAIFKDENGEFSNEQFSNFLRQRGMTKDQLFAEFRNQLSLDQLNASIVSTAIYPMKAVNQLIDLQLEARNVWVHRFNWQDYQQQVKLTKADVQAYYDTNKDRLKSDAMVDLAYIELSPALIKVDSVTPEELKQQYESFKQGLAVVDERKISQILLTGNNAKAKAEQIKARLAKGEAFAAIAKKESDDPSGASGGAIGSFNPSVFGKDAAVVEKALSGLSVGDVTAPIKTSFGYQIFTVTEDNGSKAPSLESMRAELTAKAKEYKRQSLYADKVTAINDLAADGFSISDIAQQENIPLKRIKDYRKENNTSVLAQPAVIKQAFDEFTVQDQAVTTGIEVGNGIAWIQPSNYRPTKTLTLAAATPQITQILRQKQASALALKDAKQLAAGIKTAADINAQSVKFQALGEVNRQTPLLTEKERGLAFSKQAPANSVMALASETEMGATVIVGDAIKTQQQSQLSAVEKSQTAAIIRDNLGQDQLQDYLDYLRSVYKVEINEANMAGARGR